The Haloplanus salinarum genome includes a region encoding these proteins:
- a CDS encoding inorganic phosphate transporter: MIGALLLVGFGVALFVGFNIGGSNTGPAFGPAVGAGVISKLLAGALMAVFFSVGAWTIGRRVVNTLGRDLVTDPGVFTVESSIVVLFFIGGALFVGNYAGVPASTSMTAVGAIAGLGVAAGELDWAIMGEIAVWWIVAPLVGFWVSGVVGRYFYPTINRWVAIERSDGPLLTLDRSGAVPTPQAGPNSTRREVVGTVVVIGIGCLMAFSSGTSNIANAIAPLYGAGVDLNLLILLGCAAVAVGALTIARRTLDTLGNDITDLPLTAAIVVAVISSGIVIGLSAIGIPASFVIIATMSIVGLGWGRATRSTTVSQGVRGEETPNVSVGALTADEPGEEAPDIGEEEPAETPSAADLFDPETTGRVVLMQNVVPLLSTVGAYATFRVLFAVWW; the protein is encoded by the coding sequence ATGATCGGGGCACTCCTCTTGGTCGGCTTCGGGGTCGCGCTGTTCGTCGGGTTCAACATCGGCGGTTCGAACACCGGGCCCGCCTTCGGCCCGGCGGTCGGGGCGGGTGTCATCTCGAAGCTATTGGCCGGCGCGCTCATGGCCGTCTTCTTCTCGGTCGGCGCGTGGACCATCGGCCGCCGGGTCGTGAACACGCTCGGCCGCGACCTGGTGACCGACCCCGGCGTCTTCACCGTCGAGTCCAGCATCGTCGTCCTCTTTTTCATCGGCGGGGCGCTCTTCGTCGGCAACTACGCCGGCGTCCCCGCGTCGACGTCGATGACGGCGGTCGGCGCCATCGCCGGCTTGGGCGTCGCCGCCGGCGAACTCGACTGGGCCATCATGGGCGAGATCGCGGTCTGGTGGATCGTCGCGCCGCTCGTCGGCTTCTGGGTCTCCGGTGTCGTCGGGCGGTATTTCTACCCGACGATCAACCGCTGGGTCGCCATCGAACGCAGCGACGGGCCGCTCCTGACGCTCGATCGCTCGGGGGCGGTCCCCACCCCACAGGCGGGACCGAACTCCACCCGCCGCGAGGTCGTCGGAACGGTCGTCGTCATCGGCATCGGTTGTCTGATGGCCTTCTCCTCGGGCACCTCGAACATCGCCAACGCCATCGCGCCGCTCTACGGCGCCGGCGTCGATCTGAACCTCCTGATCCTGCTTGGCTGTGCCGCCGTCGCCGTCGGCGCGCTCACCATCGCGCGCCGGACGCTCGACACCCTCGGCAACGACATCACCGACCTGCCGCTGACGGCCGCCATCGTCGTCGCGGTCATCTCCTCGGGCATCGTCATCGGCCTGTCGGCCATCGGCATCCCCGCCTCCTTCGTCATCATCGCGACCATGTCCATCGTCGGCCTCGGGTGGGGGCGGGCGACGCGGTCGACCACCGTCTCACAGGGGGTCCGCGGCGAGGAGACGCCGAACGTCTCCGTTGGTGCGCTGACGGCCGACGAACCCGGCGAGGAGGCACCCGACATCGGCGAGGAGGAACCCGCCGAGACGCCGAGCGCCGCCGACCTGTTCGATCCGGAGACCACCGGCCGGGTCGTCCTCATGCAGAACGTGGTGCCGCTGCTCTCGACCGTCGGCGCGTACGCCACCTTCCGGGTGCTGTTCGCCGTCTGGTGGTGA